In Neptuniibacter halophilus, the genomic stretch TGCAGGCTGGCCTGCCACTGGCGGGCGTCCTCATCCTGACCCGGCAGGTAGCTGCCGACCACCGTCCGGCCCTGATCGGCCAGTGCTTTACACATACTTTCACCCAGGCCACCCTGAGCACCGGTTACAACCGCAACACGTTGAGACATCAATTTCTCCTTATTTTTATTTGAGCAGGGCTTTAAACCGCGCGGACCGGGCGACTTCACCCTGAGCGCTGTAAGCCTGACTGCGATTTTCAATATGGGGCAGATCGTAGAGATAGTTCACCATCAGCCCGGCCGACTGCTGTAAGCCTTTTTCGGAGCTGTCTGCCAGCCAGTTAAGCTGGGCAATCTCGGCGCCGTTGCTGAGATGGAAGTGACTGACCGGATCGAGCGCGGTTCTGCCTTTGCGCTTCTCCCGGCTGAGATAATGGGCGGCCAGTTGCTGCAGGGGCTCCTGCAGCGCTTCAGCCGATTCGTGTTCCAGGTGCCAGCCTTCTGCGAGCGGATCATCACCCAGTGCCAGCCAGGCCTGACCGCCGGGCAGTTCTGCCAGCGCTTCAGCGCTCTGGCGGTGCAGCCAGTGACAGAAGCCGGGGATCGGTGACAGGGTGGAGAACTGTTTCAGATTCGGGAAATCGTGTTGCAGCTCAGCCACCACCCGTTTAATCAGAAAGTTACCAAAGCTGATGCCGGCCAGACCGCGCTGGGCGTTGGATATCGAGTAGAAGATCGCGCTGTCGGCTTCATTCAGGTCGACCAGCGGGGCGGACTCATCGAGCAACTGCTGGACGTTGTCTGCCAACCCTTTAACCAGTGCCACTTCGACAAAGATCAGGGGTTCATCCGGCATCTTCGGATGAAAGAACGCAAAGCAGCGGCGGTCGGAATCGAGCCGGTTTTTCAGGTCATCCCAGCTCTGAATCGCATGCACCGCCTCATAGGCGATCAGCTTCTCCAGCAGATGGGCACCGGAGTGCCAGTTAATCTGGGCCATCTGCAACAGGCCGATATCAAACCAACTGGCCAGCAGGCGTTTCAGGTCCGCTTCCAGTGGCATCAGCTCCGGGTGCTCACGCCGCAGGCTGAGCAGTTCCGCACGCATATCCACCAGAAACTTAATCCCCTCCGGCAGCTCGGTGAACTGGGAAAGCAGAGTCTGGCGGGGTGGTTCAAGGGTATCGCGAAGCTGATTGCGCGCCTGTGCCTTCTCTTCGGCAGGGGATTCGCGCCAGTGTTCGATCGCCTGCTCCAC encodes the following:
- a CDS encoding malonyl-CoA decarboxylase, coding for MPSQISTSFLNRTLSQLKKVWHELSVDRQQSQMLSLSPSLEGEDLQQLQQWMDSCLTAAGGEVAARRRAALLGENYLALNAEGRLKFLLLLAQQYDVDDQAVEQAIEHWRESPAEEKAQARNQLRDTLEPPRQTLLSQFTELPEGIKFLVDMRAELLSLRREHPELMPLEADLKRLLASWFDIGLLQMAQINWHSGAHLLEKLIAYEAVHAIQSWDDLKNRLDSDRRCFAFFHPKMPDEPLIFVEVALVKGLADNVQQLLDESAPLVDLNEADSAIFYSISNAQRGLAGISFGNFLIKRVVAELQHDFPNLKQFSTLSPIPGFCHWLHRQSAEALAELPGGQAWLALGDDPLAEGWHLEHESAEALQEPLQQLAAHYLSREKRKGRTALDPVSHFHLSNGAEIAQLNWLADSSEKGLQQSAGLMVNYLYDLPHIENRSQAYSAQGEVARSARFKALLK